In a single window of the Desulfobacterales bacterium genome:
- a CDS encoding OsmC family protein: MATATVRWLNDRNFVGVDSTGHSVVLSGQKNGIGVSPSQMLLVALAACSSVDVVEILEKKRKKLTLLEVTANGEQDPDPPWTYRRIHVTYRLGGKDLTAKAVEQAIQLSEEKYCSVAATVRGVAKITTEYEIVSEEPA; the protein is encoded by the coding sequence ATGGCAACAGCAACAGTTCGTTGGTTAAATGACAGAAACTTTGTGGGGGTGGATTCAACCGGCCATTCGGTGGTATTGTCCGGCCAAAAAAACGGGATCGGGGTCAGTCCCTCCCAGATGCTGCTGGTGGCCCTGGCGGCCTGTTCATCGGTGGATGTGGTTGAAATCTTAGAAAAAAAACGCAAAAAGCTCACGCTGCTCGAAGTCACCGCCAATGGCGAACAGGACCCGGATCCCCCCTGGACCTATCGCAGAATTCATGTCACCTACCGGCTCGGCGGTAAGGATCTGACCGCTAAAGCCGTTGAGCAGGCCATTCAGCTCTCGGAGGAAAAATACTGTTCAGTGGCCGCCACCGTGCGCGGTGTGGCCAAAATCACCACCGAATATGAAATTGTTAGCGAAGAACCTGCCTGA
- a CDS encoding PilZ domain-containing protein, which yields MLDLDPQLGKYSITARLFKLVNDMPRDKKLILLKQLIGDDVTSQLCKLIVEMSEDQQIILLEQLEAMPTMEMPETTVSLEGNESSMRENPRKPCLINAKYRIQNKDYKSYILDISVGGVFIETAETFTIGQKIGLNFMLPNITKPFKLIGTISWGSPRGFGVKFDSVPAPQGEILKSYIEQD from the coding sequence ATGCTGGATTTGGATCCGCAATTAGGCAAATATAGCATCACCGCCCGCTTATTTAAACTGGTCAATGACATGCCGAGGGATAAAAAATTAATTCTGTTAAAGCAGCTCATCGGTGACGATGTCACCTCCCAGCTGTGCAAACTGATCGTGGAAATGTCTGAAGATCAGCAAATCATTTTGCTCGAGCAACTAGAAGCCATGCCAACGATGGAGATGCCTGAAACAACGGTCAGTTTGGAAGGAAATGAATCTTCGATGCGGGAAAACCCCCGCAAGCCGTGCTTGATAAACGCCAAATACCGTATTCAAAATAAAGATTACAAAAGCTATATCCTGGATATCAGTGTCGGCGGGGTGTTTATAGAAACGGCGGAAACATTTACTATCGGTCAAAAAATCGGTCTGAATTTTATGCTGCCCAATATCACCAAGCCGTTTAAACTGATCGGAACGATATCATGGGGAAGCCCCCGCGGATTCGGTGTAAAATTTGATAGTGTGCCCGCGCCCCAAGGAGAGATTTTAAAATCATATATCGAGCAGGATTAA